The window ACAGCCCGCGCAGATTGCCGCCCGGCACCTCGCCGGGCCGCTGCACGTCGTAGAACCCGTCCGCGTCCGCCTGCCACACATCCACCCGCGCCCCGGCCACCGGCGCCCCGGAGGTATCGGTGACGCGCCCGGTGACCAGACAGGGCTCGCCGCCCTCCCCGATGGCGTCCCCGAGTTCTCGCTCGGGCGAGTCGACCAGGTGGAAAGGGCCCTCCACGGTCGCCTCGGTGGACTCTCCGTCGGCCGGGTTGTTCAGCGACTCCACCAGCATCGACACCCCGAGCACATCGGAGAGCAGGATGAACTCCTGCCGTGTGGCATCGCACTTCCGGCCGGTCTCGGTGAGGAAGCGGATCCCCGCGGCCCACTCCTCGGCCGTCAGGCCCACGTCCTTGACGAAGGCGTGGGCATGCCGCACCAGGGAGGTGAGGATCTCGCGAAGCCGCTCGTCCTCGGCACCGGCGAAGGAGGCGGCGACGATCTCCGCGGACCGTTCGGCCGCGAAGAATCCGGACGGTTCGCGGGATTGCTCGGTCATCGGTCCGCCTCCTTCACCGCCGCGGTCAGTTCACGGCCGCGCCCGGCACCTCTTCGGTGACCCCGTTCAGCTCCGAGGTGGGATCGGAGCCGTAGGGGCGGGTGAGTGCTTCCATGCCGTGTCCGGACGGATCCCGGAAGTACACGCCCCGGCCGCCGTCGTTACGGTTGATCCGGCCCGGGTGCTTGCCGTGCGGATCGGCCTGGATGGGGACCCGCGCCGCGACGAGCCGGGCGAGGATCTGTTCGAACTCCTCCTCGGAGACGAGGAAGGCGTAATGCTGGGTCGGGACGTCGTGGCCGACGGTCGCGAAGTCCAGTGTGACGCCGTTGGCGGTCTCGACGGGCAGGAACGGCCCGGCGGGTTCGCCGACTTCGAGGCCGAGGATCCCGGCGAGGAAACGGGCCGACTCCTCGCGGTCCCGGCAGGCAATGACGGTGTGGTTGAACTCGACTGACAAGGTGAATGCCTCCACAGGCAAACTCCGCGGCACCTCCATGCCTCACCCGGCCGGTGACCGACACGCGATGCCGCAACGATCACCCTAGACAGACGGTCGCCGCCTGAGCGAGCGGTTTTGAGCCGTCCGGTGCGAGCTGTCCCTCCGGCGGCTCGGGGTGCGCGTGGTCCGACACCATAGGTAGGCCAAAAGACCCACCTACGAAGGTCCGGAGCCCGATGACCCGCGTTTCCTCCCGCCCCCGCACTCCCCGCCCACCCGTCCCCCAGACGGCACTCGGCGTCGGCGCGATCCTCCACGGCCCCCGGGGCCTGCTCCTGGGCCGCCACCGGTACGGCACCTGGGAGCTGCCGGGCGGCATGGTGGAAGCCGGGGAGTCGCTCCAGGAGACCGTGGTCCGCGAGCTCGCCGAGGAGACCGGCCTGACGGCCCGAGCGGCGGACGTACGACTTCTCGGCACCCTCCTCGACCGGGTCGACGGGGTCGTACGGGTCACCGTCGCCGCCCAGGTCACCGCCTGGCACGGCGAGCCCGCCGACCAGCCCGACGAGAAGGTCGGCGACTGGCGCTGGTATCCGCTGGACCGGCTGCCGCAGGAGCTGTTCGTGTGCAGCGCCCAGGCCCTCACCGCCTGGCGCCCCGGCCTGCCGATCGACCACACGCCGGCCCACTTCACTCCGTACGCGACGCCGTAGTGCAACCCTCTCGCAACCTCCGGTGTGGTGCCCTCGTCCGTCCGTGACCCGGATCCGGTTCCCCTGGGGATGGTTGGCATGTACGAGGAGATCCCGCGCGTCGAACTCACGCCCGCGGCCGCCGATCTGCTGCGGCGGCTGCACGCGGCGCACGGCCCGCTGATGTTCCACCAGTCCGGCGGCTGCTGCGACGGCAGCGCGCCCATGTGCTATCCGGAGGGCGAGTTCCGCACCGGCGGCTCGGACGTCCTGCTCGCGGAGCTGTATGTGGACGGCGTCGAGGAGCCGGTCGGCTTCTGGATGTCCCGCAGCCAGTACGAGGCCTGGAGCCACACCCGGCTGATCGTCGACGTGGTCGAGGGCCGGGGCAGCGGCTTCTCGCTGGAGGCGCCCGAGGGGGTGCGTTTCCTCATCCGTTCTCGCGTCGTCGGCGCATAGCCACCCCGTCGTCCGCCTCGATCTGATGCACTTCCCCTGAGTCCTGGGACAGTTGACGAGCCCTCAGGGGGGACTGTGACACGACGTCAGAAACGGTTCACGACAGGCAGAACAGCACTGACCTTTCTCACCGCACTCGGCGCGCTGGCCGGTACCGCCCTGGTGGGGGCGGCACCGGCCAGCGGCGTTCCCGGCGCCACCCGGCTCGCCCCGGGCGTCGTCTACGAGCAGTTCGACATCCAAGGCGCCCGCGGCACCGCGCACGGCCATCTGCTGCGCGTCGACCTGACCGACCCGCATGTCACGCTGGACCTGCTGTACCCGGGGAAGGTGTCCGCACGGGCACCCATCTCCCGCCTCGCCGACGCCCAGGGTGCCGTCGCCGGGGTGAACGGCGACTTCTTCAACATCACCGAGACCCAGCACCCGGGCGTCGAGGCGACCGGCGCGAGCGTCGGACCGGCCGTGGCCAGCGGCCGTACCCTCAAGGCGGCCGTCCCGAACGGCCAG of the Streptomyces sp. NBC_00287 genome contains:
- a CDS encoding VOC family protein; protein product: MSVEFNHTVIACRDREESARFLAGILGLEVGEPAGPFLPVETANGVTLDFATVGHDVPTQHYAFLVSEEEFEQILARLVAARVPIQADPHGKHPGRINRNDGGRGVYFRDPSGHGMEALTRPYGSDPTSELNGVTEEVPGAAVN
- a CDS encoding dioxygenase family protein: MTEQSREPSGFFAAERSAEIVAASFAGAEDERLREILTSLVRHAHAFVKDVGLTAEEWAAGIRFLTETGRKCDATRQEFILLSDVLGVSMLVESLNNPADGESTEATVEGPFHLVDSPERELGDAIGEGGEPCLVTGRVTDTSGAPVAGARVDVWQADADGFYDVQRPGEVPGGNLRGLFTADADGRFWFRTVVPRHYPIPTDGPVGALLRATGRHANRAAHIHFQVSGPGIRTLTTHLFADDSPYLDSDAVFGVKASLIRTFARVDDPDRAAEHGLPNPFRHVDFPVTIRRDASV
- a CDS encoding DUF779 domain-containing protein, whose protein sequence is MYEEIPRVELTPAAADLLRRLHAAHGPLMFHQSGGCCDGSAPMCYPEGEFRTGGSDVLLAELYVDGVEEPVGFWMSRSQYEAWSHTRLIVDVVEGRGSGFSLEAPEGVRFLIRSRVVGA